In the genome of Dermacentor variabilis isolate Ectoservices chromosome 5, ASM5094787v1, whole genome shotgun sequence, one region contains:
- the Rrp46 gene encoding exosome complex component Rrp46 isoform X4: MEVTNTGRLRKLAAKFSNLSRPDGSAILAQGDTVVQAGVYGPVEVKQMREHPEKATVEVFFRSKAGQQSCSDRMSEKVIRSTLETAMLTALHPRSCISLTCQEFHNNGGVLACAINAACLAAIDAAVSMKCHIAAVTAAITNTGIILLDPDMQQEQEARAVCTFSFESQESKLVSTYTSGQFSKEEFQRCLALCQAAAGDIFAFYQDALQKRYCHSFTTDGGSDAD, from the exons ATGGAAGTAACTAACACGGGACGCCTTCGCAAATTGGCCGCGAAGTTTTCGAACCTCTCGCGTCCCGATGGTTCAGCAATATTGGCACAAG GAGATACTGTCGTTCAAGCAGGTGTCTACGGGCCAGTTGAAGTAAAACAAATGCGCGAGCACCCTGAGAAGGCCACAGTGGAAGTATTTTTTCGATCTAAAGCGGGGCAGCAAA GTTGCTCAGATCGTATGTCTGAAAAGGTTATTCGAAGCACGCTGGAAACTGCTATGTTGACAGCCCTGCATCCGCGCTCCTGCATATCATTAACATGTCAAGAATTTCACAACAACGGTGGT GTGCTGGCCTGTGCAATAAATGCTGCCTGCCTTGCAGCCATCGATGCTGCAGTCAGCATGAAGTGCCACATAGCAGCAGTGACAGCAGCAATCACCAACACGGGGATTATTTTACTGGACCCCGACATGCAGCAGGAGCAG GAAGCGAGGGCAGTGTGCACATTCTCATTCGAGAGCCAAGAGTCCAAACTGGTCTCGACCTACACCAGTGGCCAGTTTTCCAAGGAGGAGTTCCAGAGGTGCCTGGCTCTGtgccaagcagcagcaggcgacaTCTTTGCCTTCTACCAGGATGCACTGCAGAAACGCTACTGCCATTCATTCACAACCGATGGTGGCAGCGATGCCGATTAA
- the Rrp46 gene encoding exosome complex component Rrp46 isoform X3 has product MAAPTIDSRTDSSEMEVTNTGRLRKLAAKFSNLSRPDGSAILAQGDTVVQAGVYGPVEVKQMREHPEKATVEVFFRSKAGQQSCSDRMSEKVIRSTLETAMLTALHPRSCISLTCQEFHNNGGVLACAINAACLAAIDAAVSMKCHIAAVTAAITNTGIILLDPDMQQEQEARAVCTFSFESQESKLVSTYTSGQFSKEEFQRCLALCQAAAGDIFAFYQDALQKRYCHSFTTDGGSDAD; this is encoded by the exons ATGGCGGCTCCCACAATCGACAGCCG AACGGATTCGTCAGAAATGGAAGTAACTAACACGGGACGCCTTCGCAAATTGGCCGCGAAGTTTTCGAACCTCTCGCGTCCCGATGGTTCAGCAATATTGGCACAAG GAGATACTGTCGTTCAAGCAGGTGTCTACGGGCCAGTTGAAGTAAAACAAATGCGCGAGCACCCTGAGAAGGCCACAGTGGAAGTATTTTTTCGATCTAAAGCGGGGCAGCAAA GTTGCTCAGATCGTATGTCTGAAAAGGTTATTCGAAGCACGCTGGAAACTGCTATGTTGACAGCCCTGCATCCGCGCTCCTGCATATCATTAACATGTCAAGAATTTCACAACAACGGTGGT GTGCTGGCCTGTGCAATAAATGCTGCCTGCCTTGCAGCCATCGATGCTGCAGTCAGCATGAAGTGCCACATAGCAGCAGTGACAGCAGCAATCACCAACACGGGGATTATTTTACTGGACCCCGACATGCAGCAGGAGCAG GAAGCGAGGGCAGTGTGCACATTCTCATTCGAGAGCCAAGAGTCCAAACTGGTCTCGACCTACACCAGTGGCCAGTTTTCCAAGGAGGAGTTCCAGAGGTGCCTGGCTCTGtgccaagcagcagcaggcgacaTCTTTGCCTTCTACCAGGATGCACTGCAGAAACGCTACTGCCATTCATTCACAACCGATGGTGGCAGCGATGCCGATTAA
- the Rrp46 gene encoding exosome complex component Rrp46 isoform X1, whose product MICCRAAFVVPTLMIIEQVLGFKDVCNSDVYNGFITHGKTACECYRRLRSIHVYVKKMAAPTIDSRTDSSEMEVTNTGRLRKLAAKFSNLSRPDGSAILAQGDTVVQAGVYGPVEVKQMREHPEKATVEVFFRSKAGQQSCSDRMSEKVIRSTLETAMLTALHPRSCISLTCQEFHNNGGVLACAINAACLAAIDAAVSMKCHIAAVTAAITNTGIILLDPDMQQEQEARAVCTFSFESQESKLVSTYTSGQFSKEEFQRCLALCQAAAGDIFAFYQDALQKRYCHSFTTDGGSDAD is encoded by the exons ATGATCTGTTGTAGAGCAGCCTTtgttgtacccacactgatgattatcgagcaggttctcggtttcaaggacgtatgtaattctgatgtttataatggattcataaCACATGGcaagacagcttgtgagtgctatag GAGGCTTCGATCTATCCATGTTTATGTTAAGAAGATGGCGGCTCCCACAATCGACAGCCG AACGGATTCGTCAGAAATGGAAGTAACTAACACGGGACGCCTTCGCAAATTGGCCGCGAAGTTTTCGAACCTCTCGCGTCCCGATGGTTCAGCAATATTGGCACAAG GAGATACTGTCGTTCAAGCAGGTGTCTACGGGCCAGTTGAAGTAAAACAAATGCGCGAGCACCCTGAGAAGGCCACAGTGGAAGTATTTTTTCGATCTAAAGCGGGGCAGCAAA GTTGCTCAGATCGTATGTCTGAAAAGGTTATTCGAAGCACGCTGGAAACTGCTATGTTGACAGCCCTGCATCCGCGCTCCTGCATATCATTAACATGTCAAGAATTTCACAACAACGGTGGT GTGCTGGCCTGTGCAATAAATGCTGCCTGCCTTGCAGCCATCGATGCTGCAGTCAGCATGAAGTGCCACATAGCAGCAGTGACAGCAGCAATCACCAACACGGGGATTATTTTACTGGACCCCGACATGCAGCAGGAGCAG GAAGCGAGGGCAGTGTGCACATTCTCATTCGAGAGCCAAGAGTCCAAACTGGTCTCGACCTACACCAGTGGCCAGTTTTCCAAGGAGGAGTTCCAGAGGTGCCTGGCTCTGtgccaagcagcagcaggcgacaTCTTTGCCTTCTACCAGGATGCACTGCAGAAACGCTACTGCCATTCATTCACAACCGATGGTGGCAGCGATGCCGATTAA
- the Rrp46 gene encoding exosome complex component Rrp46 isoform X2, whose product MGQPPLVQDTTRRLRSIHVYVKKMAAPTIDSRTDSSEMEVTNTGRLRKLAAKFSNLSRPDGSAILAQGDTVVQAGVYGPVEVKQMREHPEKATVEVFFRSKAGQQSCSDRMSEKVIRSTLETAMLTALHPRSCISLTCQEFHNNGGVLACAINAACLAAIDAAVSMKCHIAAVTAAITNTGIILLDPDMQQEQEARAVCTFSFESQESKLVSTYTSGQFSKEEFQRCLALCQAAAGDIFAFYQDALQKRYCHSFTTDGGSDAD is encoded by the exons GAGGCTTCGATCTATCCATGTTTATGTTAAGAAGATGGCGGCTCCCACAATCGACAGCCG AACGGATTCGTCAGAAATGGAAGTAACTAACACGGGACGCCTTCGCAAATTGGCCGCGAAGTTTTCGAACCTCTCGCGTCCCGATGGTTCAGCAATATTGGCACAAG GAGATACTGTCGTTCAAGCAGGTGTCTACGGGCCAGTTGAAGTAAAACAAATGCGCGAGCACCCTGAGAAGGCCACAGTGGAAGTATTTTTTCGATCTAAAGCGGGGCAGCAAA GTTGCTCAGATCGTATGTCTGAAAAGGTTATTCGAAGCACGCTGGAAACTGCTATGTTGACAGCCCTGCATCCGCGCTCCTGCATATCATTAACATGTCAAGAATTTCACAACAACGGTGGT GTGCTGGCCTGTGCAATAAATGCTGCCTGCCTTGCAGCCATCGATGCTGCAGTCAGCATGAAGTGCCACATAGCAGCAGTGACAGCAGCAATCACCAACACGGGGATTATTTTACTGGACCCCGACATGCAGCAGGAGCAG GAAGCGAGGGCAGTGTGCACATTCTCATTCGAGAGCCAAGAGTCCAAACTGGTCTCGACCTACACCAGTGGCCAGTTTTCCAAGGAGGAGTTCCAGAGGTGCCTGGCTCTGtgccaagcagcagcaggcgacaTCTTTGCCTTCTACCAGGATGCACTGCAGAAACGCTACTGCCATTCATTCACAACCGATGGTGGCAGCGATGCCGATTAA